One genomic window of Elaeis guineensis isolate ETL-2024a chromosome 2, EG11, whole genome shotgun sequence includes the following:
- the LOC105041528 gene encoding large ribosomal subunit protein eL37z, whose protein sequence is MGKGTGSFGKRRNKTHTLCVRCGRRSFHLQKSRCAACGYPSARIRKYNWSVKAIRRKTTGTGRMRYLRHVPRRFKSNFREGTQATPRKRAVASASS, encoded by the exons ATG GGGAAGGGAACGGGAAGCTTCGGGAAGCGGAGGAACAAGACCCACACCCTCTGCGTCCGCTGCGGCCGCCGGAGCTTCCACCTCCAGAAAAGCCGATGTGCTGCCTGCGGCTACCCCTCCGCCCGGATCCGCAAAT ATAACTGGAGCGTGAAGGCTATCCGGAGGAAGACGACCGGGACTGGTAGGATGCGGTACCTCCGCCACGTCCCTCGCCGCTTCAAGAGCAACTTCCGTGAAG GTACTCAAGCGACTCCGAGGAAGAGGGCAGTGGCCTCTGCATCTTCTTAA